Below is a genomic region from Streptomyces ferrugineus.
GCGGGGGCGGCGGGGGCGGCGGGAGTGACGGGGGCCTCCGGCGAGGCGGGGGAAGCGGGCGTCGGCGTTGTCGCCGCGGTGGTCTCCTCGGCGGGTGCGGGCGTCGGCGGGGTCCCGGCCGTGGTGGCGGTGGCCGGGGGTTCGTCGGTGGCGGTGGCCGCCGGGCCCGGGGGCGGGAGGCCGGGTGACGGCGACGTCGCGGGGGCCGACGCGGTCGGAGCGGCAGGCGCCTTCGGCTCCGCGCCGGGCCGGCCGCTGGTGGTGGCCACGGCCTGCGCCGTCCTCTGCTGCGCGGCGGTACCCGGAACGTACGGGAGTCCGTAGGTCAGGAGCACACCGAGCAGTACGGCGGCGGCCGACACGAGCGCCCCGGACCGGCCGGGCAGCCATGACCGCATGCCGCCGTGGCCCGGGTCCCGGTTCAGGACCGTGCGTGCGGTGTCCGTGGTGGTCCGGGCGTCGCTGCGGGCCGAGGGCAGCAGCAGCGGCAGCAGTGCCACCAGCGCGGCGAGCCGGCCGCGGCCGCGCTCCTCCCAGTCGGGGCCGTAGGCGGTGCCGGCCGCCGCCTCCAGTTCCCTGACGAACGCCTCGGCCTGTGCGGGCCGTTGCGCGGGATCCTTGGCCAGCCCGCGGCGCACCAGCTCACGCACCGGTTCGGGGGCCTGATCGGCGGGGACGGGCGCGTCGACGTGCTGGAGCGCGAGTTCGGCGAGGTTCTCGCCCGCGTACGGCTTGCGGCCGGTCAGGCACTCGAAGAAGGTGGCCGTGGCCGCGTACACGTCGGCGGCGGGAGAGGCGGGCGCGCCGGTCCACTGCTCCGGGGCCATGTAGGAGGGGGTGCCCGCCACGCCCGCGCTGGTGCCGGCGTCCACCGCGATCCCGAAGTCGACGAG
It encodes:
- a CDS encoding serine/threonine-protein kinase, translating into MNTWAVPGYAESLELGSGASGRVVLAVHEETGVPVAVKYLSESLRTRPGFVHGFRAEARLLGGLESPYVAGLYEYVESTHGAAIVMELVDGVSLRALLKRQGPLDPEAALVILKGSLLGLADAHRVGVVHRDYKPENVLVAPDGSSRLVDFGIAVDAGTSAGVAGTPSYMAPEQWTGAPASPAADVYAATATFFECLTGRKPYAGENLAELALQHVDAPVPADQAPEPVRELVRRGLAKDPAQRPAQAEAFVRELEAAAGTAYGPDWEERGRGRLAALVALLPLLLPSARSDARTTTDTARTVLNRDPGHGGMRSWLPGRSGALVSAAAVLLGVLLTYGLPYVPGTAAQQRTAQAVATTSGRPGAEPKAPAAPTASAPATSPSPGLPPPGPAATATDEPPATATTAGTPPTPAPAEETTAATTPTPASPASPEAPVTPAAPAAPAVKDVTVSAFRQTGPTTATATIDVTTDGTGPVSVTVTWYTGDSGGQPGTPDGASETFERGGATQYTLTVDHTFQSGGCYWAVQATTTPAAADGGASQQLLTRRCELR